From one Variovorax sp. PBL-H6 genomic stretch:
- a CDS encoding type 1 glutamine amidotransferase domain-containing protein, whose translation MMKRQLEGMKVALLVTDGFEQSEMTEPRKALDAAGADTSLVSPSQGAVRGWKHHTPADAFDVDVPLQQAAAHEYDALVLPGGVMNPDALRTNEQAVAFVRDFVKAGKPIAAICHGPWTLIEADAVKGRTMTSWPSLRTDLKNAGAKWVDLEVVADGPLITSRKPADLPSFNRVMLEAFADAHAHA comes from the coding sequence ATGATGAAACGCCAGCTTGAGGGCATGAAGGTCGCCCTCCTCGTAACGGACGGCTTCGAGCAATCCGAGATGACCGAGCCGCGCAAGGCGCTCGACGCCGCAGGCGCGGACACCAGCCTGGTGTCGCCGAGTCAAGGCGCCGTGCGCGGCTGGAAGCACCACACACCGGCGGACGCCTTCGATGTCGATGTGCCGCTCCAGCAGGCCGCCGCCCACGAATACGATGCCCTCGTGCTGCCGGGCGGGGTCATGAACCCCGACGCGCTGCGCACGAACGAACAGGCAGTGGCCTTCGTGCGCGACTTCGTCAAGGCCGGCAAGCCCATCGCCGCGATCTGCCATGGACCGTGGACCCTGATCGAGGCGGATGCGGTCAAGGGCCGCACGATGACCTCCTGGCCCTCCCTGCGCACGGACTTGAAGAACGCCGGCGCAAAGTGGGTCGACCTCGAGGTCGTGGCCGACGGGCCGCTGATCACGAGCCGCAAGCCCGCCGATCTGCCGTCCTTCAACCGCGTGATGCTCGAAGCTTTCGCCGACGCCCACGCGCACGCGTGA